One window from the genome of Paraconexibacter algicola encodes:
- a CDS encoding MaoC family dehydratase, translating to MAAAKTKTLDATPGVGANYLKAFGAMLPGIGRLPLFPGGGTGLPELVLEIPSVETDLDHLAAYCRVTGFTLRDTLPLTYLNVRAFAVHIALMTDPAMPFGPVGLVHLTNTITQHRPVTVRETLSLKVWATGLDPHPKGRTLTLHTEARAGRELVWSAQSTMLRRGPAGPGDAPKAAATPTTVVAPEIAPSVTWKLPEDLGRRYAAVSGDRNPIHLNAWTAKPFGFPRHIAHGLWTKAHAVAALEGTLPDACTVHVQFRKPVLLPTTARFGSVVQDGTTFFAVQDRKGSAHLEGTVTAVTATPRKAAPKRGTPARRTPAAAADQAAPAAKKPATKPRSTAAGKPAAKPRSTAAKTTAAKKPAAKKPATTTKKTTTRRTTS from the coding sequence ATGGCCGCGGCCAAGACGAAGACGCTCGACGCCACCCCCGGCGTCGGCGCCAACTACCTCAAGGCGTTCGGGGCGATGCTGCCCGGCATCGGCCGGCTGCCGCTGTTCCCCGGCGGCGGCACGGGCCTGCCGGAGCTCGTGCTGGAGATCCCGTCGGTGGAGACGGACCTCGACCACCTCGCGGCGTACTGCCGCGTCACCGGGTTCACGCTGCGCGACACGCTGCCGCTGACGTACCTGAACGTCCGCGCGTTCGCGGTCCACATCGCGCTGATGACCGACCCGGCGATGCCCTTCGGCCCGGTCGGCCTCGTGCACCTGACGAACACGATCACCCAGCACCGTCCCGTCACCGTCCGCGAGACGCTGTCGCTGAAGGTCTGGGCGACCGGTCTGGACCCGCACCCCAAGGGCCGCACGCTCACGCTCCACACGGAGGCGCGCGCGGGCCGGGAGCTCGTCTGGTCGGCGCAGTCGACGATGCTGCGCCGCGGGCCCGCGGGCCCGGGCGACGCGCCGAAGGCGGCCGCGACGCCCACCACCGTCGTCGCGCCCGAGATCGCCCCGTCGGTCACGTGGAAGCTGCCCGAGGACCTCGGGCGCCGCTACGCGGCCGTGTCCGGCGACCGCAACCCGATCCACCTGAACGCGTGGACCGCCAAGCCGTTCGGCTTCCCGCGCCACATCGCCCACGGGCTGTGGACCAAGGCGCACGCGGTCGCCGCGCTGGAGGGCACGCTGCCCGACGCGTGCACGGTCCACGTGCAGTTCCGCAAGCCCGTCCTGCTCCCGACCACGGCGCGGTTCGGCAGCGTCGTGCAGGACGGCACGACGTTCTTCGCCGTCCAGGACCGCAAGGGCTCCGCGCACCTGGAGGGCACCGTCACGGCGGTCACCGCGACGCCGCGCAAGGCCGCGCCCAAGCGCGGCACGCCCGCCCGGCGCACGCCGGCGGCCGCGGCCGACCAGGCGGCGCCCGCCGCGAAGAAGCCGGCCACCAAGCCTCGCAGCACCGCGGCCGGGAAGCCCGCCGCGAAGCCCCGCAGCACGGCGGCGAAGACGACCGCCGCGAAGAAGCCGGCGGCGAAGAAGCCGGCCACCACCACGAAGAAGACGACCACCAGGAGGACGACGTCATGA
- a CDS encoding 3-oxoacyl-ACP reductase, translating into MPDTYTQIATNSIGRKVIQQLGLPAPVILERHEPGDAVVEGTVLLGAAPGGRLAGPIAQVLERVGAEAATELRDDLRTAAADAGLDAAVWNPQAPADQRFKALVFDATGITDSTQLQELHAFFQPTFRRVKSCGRVIVLGTPPEHADSPREATAQRALEGFTRSAGKEARAGTTAQLVYVAPGAEDQLFTTLAFLLSPRSAYVSGQVVRIGEAKDPSTADLVAPLAGKVALVTGAARGIGAAIAQTLHREGATIVGLDVPQLGADLQAGMDSIGGTAIEADITAESAPKDIVAALKKAHKGGIDIVVHNAGITRDKTIGGMKPEGWGLVVDVNLSAEERLNDAFLATDTIKDGGRIVCVSSISGIAGNNGQTNYATSKAGVIGMVQSLAPVLADRDITINAVAPGFIETQMTAKVPLPIRQAGRLMNSMSQGGLPVDVAETIAWYASPGSSGLTGNVVRVCGQSLLGA; encoded by the coding sequence ATGCCCGACACCTACACCCAGATCGCGACCAACTCGATCGGTCGCAAGGTCATCCAGCAGCTGGGGCTCCCCGCCCCGGTCATCCTCGAGCGCCACGAGCCCGGCGACGCCGTCGTGGAGGGCACCGTGCTGCTCGGCGCGGCCCCGGGCGGCCGGCTCGCCGGCCCGATCGCCCAGGTCCTCGAGCGCGTCGGCGCCGAGGCGGCGACCGAGCTGCGCGACGACCTGCGCACCGCCGCGGCGGACGCGGGCCTGGACGCCGCCGTCTGGAACCCGCAGGCCCCGGCCGACCAGCGCTTCAAGGCGCTCGTGTTCGACGCGACCGGCATCACCGACTCCACGCAGCTGCAGGAGCTGCACGCCTTCTTCCAGCCGACGTTCCGCCGCGTGAAGAGCTGCGGCCGCGTCATCGTGCTGGGCACGCCGCCCGAGCATGCCGACTCGCCGCGCGAGGCCACGGCGCAGCGCGCGCTGGAGGGCTTCACGCGCTCCGCCGGCAAGGAGGCGCGCGCGGGCACCACGGCGCAGCTCGTCTACGTCGCCCCCGGCGCCGAGGACCAGCTGTTCACCACGCTCGCGTTCCTGCTCTCCCCCCGCTCCGCGTACGTCAGCGGTCAGGTCGTGCGGATCGGCGAGGCGAAGGACCCGTCCACCGCGGACCTCGTCGCGCCGCTCGCCGGCAAGGTCGCGCTCGTCACCGGGGCGGCGCGCGGTATCGGCGCCGCGATCGCCCAGACGCTGCACCGCGAGGGCGCGACGATCGTCGGCCTCGACGTGCCGCAGCTCGGCGCGGACCTGCAGGCCGGGATGGACTCGATCGGCGGCACCGCGATCGAGGCGGACATCACCGCCGAGAGCGCCCCGAAGGACATCGTCGCCGCGCTGAAGAAGGCCCACAAGGGCGGCATCGACATCGTCGTCCACAACGCGGGCATCACGCGCGACAAGACGATCGGCGGCATGAAGCCCGAGGGCTGGGGCCTCGTCGTCGACGTCAACCTCTCGGCGGAGGAGCGGCTCAACGACGCGTTCCTGGCGACCGACACGATCAAGGACGGCGGCCGGATCGTCTGCGTGTCCTCGATCTCCGGCATCGCGGGCAACAACGGCCAGACGAACTACGCCACCTCGAAGGCCGGCGTCATCGGCATGGTCCAGTCGCTCGCGCCGGTGCTCGCCGACCGCGACATCACGATCAACGCGGTCGCCCCCGGGTTCATCGAGACCCAGATGACCGCGAAGGTGCCGCTGCCGATCCGCCAGGCGGGCCGTCTGATGAACAGCATGAGCCAGGGCGGCCTGCCGGTCGACGTCGCCGAGACGATCGCCTGGTACGCCTCACCGGGCTCGTCGGGCCTGACCGGCAACGTCGTGCGCGTCTGCGGCCAGTCGCTGCTGGGGGCCTGA
- a CDS encoding acetyl-CoA C-acetyltransferase has protein sequence MPDKPRRVAIIGGNRIPFARSNSAYAQASNQDMLSAALDGLVTRFNLEGERIGEVVAGAVLKHSRDFNLTRETVLGSRLSAETPAIDIQQACGTGLQAVIQVANKIALGQIDSAIAGGVDTTSDAPLALGDDLRQILIGLNNAKTNAQRLKLLAGLRPGQLIPAIPRNEEPRTGLSMGEHAARTALQWGVTRAEQDELAARSHQRLAAAYERGFQDDLLTPYLGLTRDQNLRPDSSVEKLAKLKPVFGGPDGTMTAGNSTPLSDGASVVLLASEEWAKERGLPVLAYFAGAETAAVDYVHGDDGLLTAPVYALPRLLERDGSKLGDFDLYEIHEAFASQVIATLKAWSDPVFGKERLGLDGAFGEIDPDKLNVNGSSLGAGHPFAATGGRIVAALAKELDQRGGGRGVISVCAAGGQGVVAILEK, from the coding sequence ATGCCCGACAAGCCCCGCCGCGTCGCCATCATCGGCGGCAACCGGATCCCGTTCGCGCGGTCCAACAGCGCCTACGCGCAGGCCTCCAACCAGGACATGCTCAGCGCTGCGCTCGACGGCCTGGTCACCCGCTTCAACCTCGAGGGCGAGCGCATCGGCGAGGTCGTCGCCGGTGCCGTGCTGAAGCACAGCCGCGACTTCAACCTCACGCGCGAGACCGTCCTGGGCAGCCGCCTCTCGGCCGAGACGCCCGCGATCGACATCCAGCAGGCGTGCGGCACCGGCCTGCAGGCCGTCATCCAGGTCGCGAACAAGATCGCGCTCGGGCAGATCGACTCCGCCATCGCCGGCGGCGTCGACACGACCTCCGACGCGCCGCTGGCGCTCGGCGACGACCTGCGCCAGATCCTCATCGGCCTGAACAACGCGAAGACCAACGCCCAGCGCCTGAAGCTGCTCGCCGGCCTGCGTCCCGGCCAGCTGATCCCCGCGATCCCCCGCAACGAGGAGCCGCGCACCGGCCTCTCGATGGGCGAGCACGCGGCCCGCACCGCGCTGCAGTGGGGCGTCACCCGCGCCGAGCAGGACGAGCTCGCCGCGCGCAGCCACCAGCGCCTCGCCGCCGCCTACGAGCGGGGCTTCCAGGACGACCTGCTCACCCCCTACCTCGGTCTGACGCGCGACCAGAACCTGCGCCCGGACTCGAGCGTCGAGAAGCTCGCGAAGCTGAAGCCCGTCTTCGGCGGCCCGGACGGCACGATGACCGCGGGCAACTCCACGCCGCTGTCCGACGGCGCCTCCGTGGTGCTGCTCGCCAGCGAGGAGTGGGCCAAGGAGCGCGGCCTGCCGGTCCTCGCGTACTTCGCCGGCGCCGAGACCGCCGCGGTCGACTACGTGCACGGCGACGACGGCCTGCTCACCGCCCCGGTCTACGCGCTGCCGCGGCTGCTCGAGCGCGACGGCTCGAAGCTCGGCGACTTCGACCTCTACGAGATCCACGAGGCGTTCGCCTCGCAGGTCATCGCCACGCTGAAGGCCTGGAGCGACCCGGTCTTCGGCAAGGAGCGGCTCGGCCTCGACGGCGCGTTCGGCGAGATCGACCCCGACAAGCTCAACGTCAACGGCTCCTCCCTGGGGGCCGGCCACCCGTTCGCCGCCACCGGCGGCCGGATCGTGGCCGCGCTCGCGAAGGAGCTCGACCAGCGCGGCGGCGGCCGCGGCGTCATCTCCGTCTGCGCGGCCGGCGGTCAGGGCGTCGTCGCGATCCTCGAGAAGTAG
- a CDS encoding acyl-CoA dehydrogenase family protein: MGLGLQALRKLASFELIDRVGLRGPTEQIVYQASKNGFKGATVAGRTFARVSGAGKPTRARVSGGSDLFDLTPDDDQQMLVEVMREVAAGELRPAALKADEACAAPQEVLDQGTELGLALLGVPEDLGGTAAERSAVTTVLVTEQLAHGDMGLTVALLGTSAVSTALGLWGDADQQATYMPAFTGDDVPCAAFAVLEPQPLFDPFALKTTARLDGEGYVLDGVKSMVARAADAEVLLVAAHLEGHGPALFLVSSGETSGLTVEANPAMGLRAAATETLHLEGVKVGPDALLAQGDPAVYAQAIHRARLGWCAATVGTAQAVLDLVIPYVNERVAFGEPVSHRQAVAFAVSDIAIELEGMRLATYRAASLADQDKDFAHATAIARQLCATKGMYIGSQGVQLLGGAGYIKEYPVERWYRDLRATGVMEGALLV, translated from the coding sequence ATGGGCCTGGGCCTCCAGGCCCTCCGCAAGCTCGCCTCGTTCGAGCTCATCGACCGCGTGGGTCTGCGCGGGCCGACCGAGCAGATCGTGTACCAGGCGTCGAAGAACGGCTTCAAGGGCGCGACCGTCGCGGGCCGCACCTTCGCCCGCGTCAGCGGCGCCGGCAAGCCGACCCGCGCCCGCGTGTCCGGGGGCAGCGACCTGTTCGACCTCACGCCCGACGACGACCAGCAGATGCTGGTCGAGGTCATGCGCGAGGTCGCGGCCGGCGAGCTGCGTCCCGCGGCGCTGAAGGCCGACGAGGCGTGCGCCGCCCCGCAGGAGGTGCTCGACCAGGGCACCGAGCTCGGCCTCGCGCTGCTCGGCGTGCCGGAGGACCTCGGCGGGACCGCCGCCGAGCGCTCCGCGGTGACGACGGTGCTCGTGACCGAGCAGCTCGCCCACGGCGACATGGGCCTGACCGTCGCCCTCCTGGGCACGAGCGCGGTCTCGACCGCGCTGGGCCTGTGGGGCGACGCCGACCAGCAGGCGACGTACATGCCCGCGTTCACCGGCGACGACGTCCCCTGTGCCGCGTTCGCGGTGCTCGAGCCGCAGCCGCTGTTCGACCCGTTCGCGCTGAAGACGACCGCCCGCCTGGACGGCGAGGGCTACGTGCTCGACGGCGTCAAGTCGATGGTCGCGCGCGCCGCCGACGCGGAGGTCCTGCTCGTCGCCGCGCACCTCGAGGGCCACGGCCCGGCGCTGTTCCTCGTGAGCAGCGGCGAGACGAGCGGCCTGACGGTGGAGGCGAACCCGGCGATGGGCCTGCGGGCCGCCGCGACGGAGACGCTGCACCTCGAGGGCGTCAAGGTCGGCCCGGACGCGCTGCTGGCGCAGGGCGACCCGGCCGTCTACGCGCAGGCGATCCACCGTGCCCGGCTCGGCTGGTGCGCGGCGACCGTCGGCACCGCCCAGGCGGTCCTCGACCTCGTCATCCCGTACGTCAACGAGCGCGTCGCGTTCGGCGAGCCGGTCAGCCACCGGCAGGCGGTCGCGTTCGCGGTCTCCGACATCGCCATCGAGCTCGAGGGCATGCGCCTGGCGACCTACCGGGCGGCGAGCCTGGCCGACCAGGACAAGGACTTCGCGCACGCGACCGCGATCGCGCGGCAGCTCTGCGCGACGAAGGGCATGTACATCGGCTCGCAGGGCGTTCAGCTGCTGGGCGGCGCGGGCTACATCAAGGAGTACCCGGTCGAGCGCTGGTACCGGGACCTGCGGGCCACGGGCGTGATGGAGGGCGCCCTGCTCGTCTAG
- a CDS encoding AMP-binding protein: MGGTSVELVPKVISRPAARIGAAAQNALEVARFGGLETDDEHAPFEVVAEQRVYRLRRYFPPQDERRLGSAPQDRPAIVLVPPMMLSAEVWDVSPQASAVRDLHAAGIDPWVVDFGAPEHEEGGLQRTLTDHVLAVSEACDRVGAATGRDVHLGGYSQGGMFCYQAAAYRRAEGLASLITFGSPVDTRGVLPFGLPEEVFNGAANVVAALLGRAALPAWASRTGFRLLDPAKSVRQRVEFVMALHDREALLPRESQRRFLAGEGFVAWSGPAIAELMRGFVAHNRMLQGGFVIDERLVTLADIACPCLCFVGEVDEIAPPPAVRAIQRAAPRAKVYEKSLRAGHFGLVVGSTAGRESWPAVAEWLQWCDGGKQGPPPTGIAPMIGGELTETGRGGGVGYQLELAADVGYGLAKSVLGGASRTVRSVREVAREAATQLPRLARLEQIAPGTRISLGLLLDEQAKRSPGSVCFLFEDRAHSHRDAKRRIDNVVRGLVSIGVRQGEHVGVLMETRPSALVTVAALSRLGAVGVLLRPDGNPTREAELGQTTKIIADPDNMHIALRAEGAHVYVLGGGGEDRDLGPDVTDMERIDPDAVELPAWYRPNPGKASDLAFVLFTGEGDRTRAARITNRRWALSAFGTASSASLGEGDTVYSVTPIHHPSGLLMSIGGAVAGGSRLAMAREFDPDTFWDEARRYGVTVAGYTWTLLRALVEAPPHPAEKHHGVRLFIGSGMPRGLWRRVLDRFAPARVIEFYAATEGDAILVNLTGAKPGALGRRLPGSAEVRVAAYDPSEGRLLEGPDGLARVCDDDEVGMLLSRLEPGVPTTGSPLRGVFQRGDAWLATGDLFRRDADGDHWLVDHVPALMKTDRGLVAATPIVDALYDLPAVDLAIAYGVRPREGQEELAVAAVTVRRGQTLTVAEIEDALGVLAIDQRPAIVHVVDEIPVTTWYRPTAGPLRAEGVPAANAAGRPKTVWYRESGRAGYKPLTIAARRKLVGVAPTKTPA, translated from the coding sequence ATGGGAGGAACATCGGTGGAACTCGTACCCAAGGTCATCAGCCGTCCGGCCGCGCGCATCGGCGCGGCGGCCCAGAACGCCCTCGAGGTGGCGCGCTTCGGCGGCCTGGAGACCGACGACGAGCACGCCCCGTTCGAGGTCGTCGCCGAGCAGCGCGTCTACCGCCTGCGCCGCTACTTCCCGCCGCAGGACGAGCGCCGCCTGGGCTCCGCGCCGCAGGACCGCCCGGCGATCGTGCTGGTGCCGCCGATGATGCTGTCGGCCGAGGTCTGGGACGTCTCCCCGCAGGCGTCGGCCGTGCGCGACCTGCACGCCGCCGGCATCGACCCGTGGGTCGTCGACTTCGGCGCGCCCGAGCACGAGGAGGGCGGCCTGCAGCGCACGCTCACCGACCACGTGCTGGCCGTCAGCGAGGCGTGCGACCGTGTCGGCGCCGCGACCGGCCGCGACGTGCACCTCGGCGGCTACAGCCAGGGCGGCATGTTCTGCTACCAGGCCGCCGCGTACCGCCGGGCCGAGGGCCTGGCGTCGCTGATCACGTTCGGCAGCCCGGTCGACACGCGCGGCGTCCTGCCGTTCGGCCTGCCCGAGGAGGTCTTCAACGGGGCGGCGAACGTCGTCGCCGCGCTGCTCGGCCGCGCCGCGCTGCCCGCCTGGGCGAGCCGGACCGGCTTCCGCCTGCTCGACCCCGCGAAGTCCGTGCGCCAGCGCGTCGAGTTCGTCATGGCGCTGCACGACCGCGAGGCGCTGCTGCCGCGCGAGAGCCAGCGCCGGTTCCTCGCCGGGGAGGGCTTCGTCGCCTGGTCCGGTCCCGCGATCGCCGAGCTGATGCGCGGCTTCGTCGCGCACAACCGGATGCTGCAGGGCGGCTTCGTCATCGACGAGCGGCTCGTGACGCTCGCCGACATCGCCTGCCCGTGCCTGTGCTTCGTCGGCGAGGTCGACGAGATCGCGCCGCCGCCCGCGGTCCGCGCGATCCAGCGCGCCGCCCCGCGCGCGAAGGTCTACGAGAAGAGCCTGCGCGCCGGGCACTTCGGCCTCGTCGTCGGCAGCACCGCAGGCCGCGAGAGCTGGCCGGCCGTGGCCGAGTGGCTGCAGTGGTGCGACGGCGGCAAGCAGGGCCCGCCGCCCACCGGCATCGCGCCGATGATCGGCGGCGAGCTGACCGAGACCGGTCGGGGCGGTGGCGTCGGCTACCAGCTGGAGCTCGCGGCGGACGTCGGCTACGGCCTGGCGAAGTCGGTGCTCGGCGGCGCGAGCCGCACGGTCCGCTCCGTGCGGGAGGTCGCCCGCGAGGCGGCGACGCAGCTGCCGCGCCTGGCGCGGCTCGAGCAGATCGCGCCGGGCACCCGGATCTCGCTCGGCCTGCTGCTCGACGAGCAGGCCAAGCGCTCCCCCGGCTCCGTCTGCTTCCTGTTCGAGGACCGCGCGCACTCCCACCGCGACGCGAAGCGCCGCATCGACAACGTCGTGCGCGGCCTCGTGTCGATCGGCGTGCGGCAGGGCGAGCACGTCGGCGTCCTCATGGAGACGCGGCCGTCGGCGCTCGTCACGGTCGCGGCGTTGTCGCGTCTGGGCGCCGTCGGCGTGCTGCTGCGCCCGGACGGCAACCCGACCCGGGAGGCGGAGCTCGGCCAGACGACGAAGATCATCGCCGACCCGGACAACATGCACATCGCGCTGCGCGCCGAGGGCGCGCACGTCTACGTGCTCGGCGGCGGCGGCGAGGACCGCGACCTCGGGCCCGACGTCACCGACATGGAGCGCATCGACCCGGACGCGGTCGAGCTGCCCGCCTGGTACCGGCCGAACCCCGGGAAGGCGTCGGACCTCGCGTTCGTCCTCTTCACCGGCGAGGGCGACCGCACGCGCGCCGCGCGCATCACGAACCGTCGCTGGGCGCTGTCGGCGTTCGGCACCGCGTCCTCCGCCTCGCTGGGCGAGGGCGACACGGTCTACTCGGTCACCCCGATCCACCACCCCTCCGGCCTGCTGATGTCGATCGGCGGCGCGGTGGCGGGCGGCTCGCGGCTGGCGATGGCCCGCGAGTTCGACCCCGACACGTTCTGGGACGAGGCGCGGCGCTACGGCGTCACGGTCGCGGGCTACACGTGGACGCTGCTGCGCGCGCTCGTCGAGGCGCCGCCGCATCCCGCCGAGAAGCACCACGGCGTGCGGCTGTTCATCGGCTCGGGCATGCCGCGCGGCCTGTGGCGGCGGGTGCTCGACCGCTTCGCGCCCGCCCGCGTCATCGAGTTCTACGCCGCGACCGAGGGCGACGCGATCCTCGTCAACCTGACCGGCGCCAAGCCGGGCGCGCTCGGCCGCCGGCTCCCGGGCTCGGCCGAGGTGCGGGTGGCCGCCTACGACCCGAGCGAGGGCCGGCTGCTGGAGGGCCCCGACGGGCTGGCGCGGGTGTGCGACGACGACGAGGTCGGGATGCTGCTGTCGCGGCTGGAGCCCGGCGTGCCCACGACCGGGTCGCCGCTGCGCGGCGTCTTCCAGCGCGGTGACGCGTGGCTCGCGACGGGGGACCTGTTCCGGCGCGACGCCGACGGGGACCACTGGCTCGTCGACCACGTCCCGGCGCTGATGAAGACCGACCGCGGTCTCGTCGCCGCGACCCCGATCGTCGACGCGCTGTACGACCTGCCCGCCGTCGACCTGGCGATCGCCTACGGCGTGCGCCCGCGCGAGGGCCAGGAGGAGCTGGCGGTGGCGGCGGTCACGGTCCGGCGGGGCCAGACGCTGACGGTCGCCGAGATCGAGGACGCGCTCGGCGTGCTGGCGATCGACCAGCGGCCCGCGATCGTGCACGTCGTCGACGAGATCCCGGTGACGACGTGGTACCGCCCGACCGCGGGCCCGCTGCGCGCCGAGGGCGTCCCGGCGGCGAACGCCGCGGGCCGGCCCAAGACGGTCTGGTACCGCGAGAGCGGCCGCGCGGGCTACAAGCCGCTGACGATCGCCGCGCGGCGCAAGCTCGTCGGCGTCGCGCCGACGAAGACGCCGGCCTGA
- a CDS encoding SSI family serine proteinase inhibitor: MTTTRVLLGAAATALLLGLAACGDDGDGSTDRARDVTAASSLSITLQGPRSTRAFTLRCEPDGGTWPDAAAACEGLRAAPEVLEPIGIETRDLGVITDVPVTITGEFDGRAVNLAIPARGSSTRRVRFGQLREALGAEAFDDAAASVQ, translated from the coding sequence ATGACCACGACCCGTGTCCTCCTCGGCGCCGCCGCGACGGCGCTGCTGCTCGGGCTCGCCGCCTGCGGCGACGACGGCGATGGCAGCACCGACCGCGCCCGCGACGTCACGGCGGCGTCGTCGCTGTCGATCACGCTGCAGGGCCCCCGCTCCACGCGCGCGTTCACGCTGCGCTGCGAGCCCGACGGCGGGACCTGGCCGGACGCCGCGGCCGCCTGCGAGGGCCTGCGCGCCGCCCCCGAGGTGCTCGAGCCGATCGGCATCGAGACCCGCGACCTCGGCGTCATCACCGACGTGCCCGTCACGATCACCGGCGAGTTCGACGGCCGCGCCGTGAACCTCGCGATCCCCGCCCGGGGGTCCAGCACCCGCCGCGTGCGCTTCGGCCAGCTGCGCGAGGCGCTCGGTGCCGAGGCGTTCGACGACGCGGCGGCGTCCGTCCAGTAG
- a CDS encoding type II toxin-antitoxin system death-on-curing family toxin, translating into MIPRWRPTVEDYLDLAAVVLDTEHGTLARLPRAALAESAVEAPFASFGGQEAYPDLVEQAAVLVEHLVQNHPLPDGNKRAGFLMAARFLEANGRPWGPQDVERDAGLIEELAAGRVSRAAVTAWITERSG; encoded by the coding sequence ATGATCCCGCGTTGGCGTCCGACGGTGGAGGACTACCTCGACCTCGCGGCCGTCGTGCTCGACACGGAGCACGGGACGCTGGCACGGCTTCCGCGCGCCGCGCTGGCCGAGTCCGCGGTCGAGGCGCCGTTCGCCTCCTTCGGCGGCCAGGAGGCCTACCCGGACCTGGTCGAGCAGGCGGCGGTGCTGGTCGAGCACCTGGTGCAGAATCACCCGCTTCCCGACGGGAACAAGCGTGCGGGCTTCCTGATGGCGGCGCGGTTCCTCGAGGCCAACGGTCGACCGTGGGGTCCGCAGGACGTGGAGCGGGACGCCGGGCTGATCGAGGAGCTCGCCGCGGGCCGCGTCTCACGGGCCGCGGTCACGGCCTGGATCACCGAGCGCAGCGGCTGA
- a CDS encoding TetR/AcrR family transcriptional regulator, with protein sequence MSTARPPRLPRAEREAQILDVAHALFAARGFGAVTMDEVAAEVGVTKPLLYTYFGNKERLFLACVARGGTKLQAAVTEAFTTAPDPGESLRSGMRAFLEFLDADRAAWQVLYDPTVPVGGEIELEMDRHREQLAALAAAAVQGVLPGHSAAEADAMAHALLGAAEGLGRWWLRNTEALTASEVADLLITTVEPGIARRART encoded by the coding sequence GTGAGCACCGCTCGCCCCCCGCGACTGCCCCGCGCCGAGCGCGAGGCCCAGATCCTCGACGTCGCCCACGCGCTGTTCGCCGCGCGCGGCTTCGGGGCCGTCACGATGGACGAGGTGGCCGCCGAGGTCGGCGTCACCAAGCCGCTGCTCTACACGTACTTCGGCAACAAGGAGCGCCTGTTCCTCGCGTGCGTCGCGCGCGGCGGCACGAAGCTCCAGGCCGCGGTGACCGAGGCGTTCACGACCGCCCCCGACCCGGGTGAGAGCCTGCGGTCCGGGATGCGCGCGTTCCTGGAGTTCCTCGACGCCGACCGCGCCGCGTGGCAGGTCCTCTACGACCCCACCGTCCCGGTCGGCGGCGAGATCGAGCTCGAGATGGACCGCCATCGCGAGCAGCTCGCCGCACTCGCCGCCGCCGCCGTCCAGGGCGTCCTGCCCGGACACTCCGCCGCCGAGGCGGACGCCATGGCGCACGCCCTCCTGGGCGCCGCCGAGGGCCTCGGCCGCTGGTGGCTGCGCAACACCGAGGCGCTCACCGCCTCGGAGGTCGCCGACCTCCTCATCACCACCGTCGAGCCGGGCATCGCGCGGCGCGCACGGACCTGA
- a CDS encoding acyl-CoA dehydrogenase family protein produces the protein MINLETPKKFRPLVEQAHQVAVHVMRPISRKYDTAEHERPVELDMLAKLIDGMNDGGETGGAGAAGVGSRDSAEQNGNGNGAGPKNKNGSNMSTALSIMETCWGDVGLTLAIPGQGLGNSAIAAVATDEQLKRYGGKWASMAITEPESGSDSASIRTTAVLDEETGEYVLNGEKIYVTAGERCELVVVWASLDRSIGRAAIKSFIVERSNPGMKLDRLEHKLGIRASDTAAFRLEDCRVPKEALLGNPEIDTKKGFGGVMQTFDNTRPLVAAMAVGVARACLDHTREVLTGAGVELDADRPALTQSAAAAKFLALEADYEAARLLTLQATWMADNRKPNSLQASLAKAKAGRTGVDVALGCIELCGAHGYDETELLEKWSRDAKILDIFEGTQQIQLLIIARQLLKKTSAELK, from the coding sequence ATGATCAATCTCGAGACCCCCAAGAAGTTCCGGCCGCTCGTGGAGCAGGCCCATCAGGTCGCGGTGCACGTGATGCGCCCGATCAGCCGCAAGTACGACACCGCCGAGCACGAGCGCCCGGTCGAGCTGGACATGCTCGCCAAGCTCATCGACGGGATGAACGACGGCGGCGAGACCGGCGGCGCGGGTGCCGCGGGCGTCGGCTCGCGCGACAGCGCCGAGCAGAACGGCAACGGCAACGGCGCCGGCCCGAAGAACAAGAACGGGTCGAACATGTCGACCGCGCTGTCGATCATGGAGACCTGCTGGGGCGACGTGGGCCTGACGCTCGCGATCCCCGGCCAGGGCCTGGGCAACTCCGCGATCGCCGCGGTGGCCACCGACGAGCAGCTCAAGCGCTACGGCGGCAAGTGGGCGTCGATGGCGATCACCGAGCCCGAGTCGGGCTCCGACAGCGCCTCGATCCGCACGACCGCGGTGCTCGACGAGGAGACCGGCGAGTACGTGCTCAACGGCGAGAAGATCTACGTGACCGCGGGTGAGCGCTGCGAGCTCGTCGTCGTGTGGGCGTCGCTGGACCGCTCGATCGGCCGCGCGGCGATCAAGTCGTTCATCGTCGAGCGGTCGAACCCGGGCATGAAGCTCGACCGGCTCGAGCACAAGCTCGGCATCCGGGCGTCGGACACGGCCGCGTTCCGGCTGGAGGACTGCCGCGTGCCGAAGGAGGCGCTGCTCGGCAACCCGGAGATCGACACGAAGAAGGGCTTCGGCGGCGTCATGCAGACGTTCGACAACACCCGGCCGCTCGTCGCGGCGATGGCGGTGGGTGTCGCGCGGGCGTGCCTGGACCACACGCGCGAGGTCCTCACCGGCGCGGGCGTGGAGCTCGACGCGGACCGCCCGGCGCTGACGCAGTCCGCGGCGGCCGCGAAGTTCCTGGCGCTGGAGGCCGACTACGAGGCGGCGCGGCTGCTGACCCTCCAGGCGACCTGGATGGCCGACAACCGCAAGCCCAACTCGCTGCAGGCCTCGCTGGCCAAGGCGAAGGCGGGCCGCACGGGCGTCGATGTCGCGCTCGGCTGCATCGAGCTGTGCGGCGCGCACGGCTACGACGAGACCGAGCTGCTGGAGAAGTGGTCGCGCGACGCGAAGATCCTCGACATCTTCGAGGGCACGCAGCAGATCCAGCTGCTCATCATCGCCCGCCAGCTGCTGAAGAAGACGAGCGCCGAGCTCAAGTAG